The region TTTTTATTTCCATGTACTTTGCCTGTAAGTTCTTTTAACACATCAGCAGGCTTCTTACCATCATACAATTCCGTCATTTCACGAAGCATCCCGCCAAGCTCTTTTTCTTTTTCGATGATTGTCACATTATAACCATTATTGGCTATATCAAGCGCAGCAGTCATGCCAGCAACACCGCCGCCAAGTACTATTGCCTTATTAATGAGCGAAACTTGCTGTTTATAAAGCGGCTGGAATAAAGCGGATTTTGCGACTGCCATCTGCACGATGCCTTTTGCTTTCTCGGTAGCTCTCTCTTTTTCTTTTGAATGAACCCATGAGCAATGCTCGCGGATGTTGGCAAGTTCGAACAAATATGGATTGAGTCCTGCCTCACGGCATGTATTCTGGAATAAAGGCTCATGAGTGCGCGGCGTGCATGACGCAACTACCACGCGGTTCAGGTCATTTTTTGCGATCGCATCTTTTATTGCGGCCTGGGAATCAGAGGAGCATGCATACAGCATCTCCCGCGCATGCGTTACACCAGGAAGGGTTCTGGCATATTCCACAACGCCTGGAACATTGACAACGCTTCCGATATTTATTCCGCAGTGGCACACAAATACCCCTATGCGCGGCTCTGGTGAAAGCTGTTTTTCATCAGGGAATTTTCTCTCCTTGATAAGCGTCCCGCGTTCACCTGACAGGAGAGCTGCGGCTTTTGATGCGGCAGCACTTGCCTGTGCCACGGTATCAGGGATATCCTTTGGTCCCTGTGCCACGCCGCATACATATATGCCTGGAACGCTTGACTCAACAGGGCTCTCTATTCTTGTAGCGATATTCCCGAAATCATCAAGCTCAATACCAGATGACTGTGCAAGCGCGCGGGTTGAATCGGCAGGATCAAGCCCGATCGAGAGAACAACAAGATCAAAATCCTGCGTCACAAGGCCGCCTGTCTTGAAATCCTCATATTTCAGGGAAAGGGCATTATTTGCGCCCACGATCACTTCGGGAGGGCGGGAGTTGATGTATTTGATACCATACTCTCTTTGCGCCCTGTTGTAGAATTCCTCGAAATTCTTGCCATAGGCCCTTATATCGATGTGGAAAATAGTAATATTGAGTCCAGGGTCATGTTCTTTTGCAATTATGGATTCCTTGGTTGCGTACATGCAGCACACTGAAGAGCAGTGCTTCCTGTCGATGTGCGGATTCCGTGAGCCCACGCACTGGATGAAAGCAATATTTTTCGGGACCTTGCCATCAGATTGTTTTGTGACGTGTCCCTGTGTCGGGCCGCTTGCGCTGAGCAGGCGCTCGAACTGCAGTGATGTGATCACATCAGGATGATCAAACCTGTAATTCTTGAGAATGGAGGGGTCAAATGGCTTAAAACCTGTGGCAAGCACAACTGAACCTACATCTAATTCGATCTCTTTATCTTTTTGTTCATAGTCCACAGCTTTTGGGCCGCAAACTTTCTTGCATACTCCGCATTTGCCTTTTGTGAGGAACATGCAGTGGGCAGCATCAATCGTGGCAATCCTGGGTATCGCCTGTGCAAACGGGATATAAATGGATTTGCGCTTACTCATTCCTGCATTATATTCATCCTGGACTTTTGATGGGCATTTTTCAGTGCATGATCCGCAGCCTGTGCATTTTGTTTCATCAACATAGCGCGCTTTCTTTATCACTTTAACTTTGAAATCACCTGCTTTGCCGCTGATGGATTTAACATCGCTATAAGCGAGTAATTCAATATTAGGATGCCTTGCAGTTTCCACAAGTTTTGGGGATAGGATGCACATGGCGCAATCATTTGTGGGGAATGTTTTATCAAGCTGTGACATTACCCCGCCTATGCTTGGCCTTGATTCTATGAGATAAGTCTTAAAACCGCTGTCAGCAAGATCAAGAGCTGCCTGTATTCCGGCGATGCCCCCGCCCACTACAGCTACCGAGCCTTTCATTCTGCAGCCTCCGCTTCTTCCGGTTTAGCTTTTACTTCCAGTTTTGTTTCTCCCTTTCCGATCGATCCGATTAGCTTAGAAGTTGGCACCATATTCTTATCAAGCTCAAGCTCTTTTTCGCTAATACCCATGGCAAGCCCGATAAGCTGTGTAAAATAAAGGACAGGCATATCGATAACAATATTATTGGCCTTCTCGATCATTGTCTGCTGGCCGTCAAGCAGCATATGGCACATGGGACATGCCACAACAACGCAATTTGCGCCAGCTGCTTTTGCTTCATCGAATAACTTTTTCGTGAGGAGGAATGCGTAATCCTGCTTGCTCATAAGTAGGTTCCCGCCGCAGCATTTTGTTTTCTGGGTGAAAGGAAGACAATCTGCGCCTGTTGATTTGATCAGGTTATCAAG is a window of Candidatus Methanoperedens sp. DNA encoding:
- a CDS encoding CoB--CoM heterodisulfide reductase iron-sulfur subunit A family protein is translated as MKGSVAVVGGGIAGIQAALDLADSGFKTYLIESRPSIGGVMSQLDKTFPTNDCAMCILSPKLVETARHPNIELLAYSDVKSISGKAGDFKVKVIKKARYVDETKCTGCGSCTEKCPSKVQDEYNAGMSKRKSIYIPFAQAIPRIATIDAAHCMFLTKGKCGVCKKVCGPKAVDYEQKDKEIELDVGSVVLATGFKPFDPSILKNYRFDHPDVITSLQFERLLSASGPTQGHVTKQSDGKVPKNIAFIQCVGSRNPHIDRKHCSSVCCMYATKESIIAKEHDPGLNITIFHIDIRAYGKNFEEFYNRAQREYGIKYINSRPPEVIVGANNALSLKYEDFKTGGLVTQDFDLVVLSIGLDPADSTRALAQSSGIELDDFGNIATRIESPVESSVPGIYVCGVAQGPKDIPDTVAQASAAASKAAALLSGERGTLIKERKFPDEKQLSPEPRIGVFVCHCGINIGSVVNVPGVVEYARTLPGVTHAREMLYACSSDSQAAIKDAIAKNDLNRVVVASCTPRTHEPLFQNTCREAGLNPYLFELANIREHCSWVHSKEKERATEKAKGIVQMAVAKSALFQPLYKQQVSLINKAIVLGGGVAGMTAALDIANNGYNVTIIEKEKELGGMLREMTELYDGKKPADVLKELTGKVHGNKNINVINEAKLLVVEGYLGNFKGVVLANGKELTLDFGAAVVATGARNFEPSGLFNYGRDPRLVTQAQLEKMLGKGISANNITMIQCVGARNKEREYCGRTCCVDAVKNAIRIKKANSKANVFVLYRDMRTYGVMEKLYENARDTGVIFIKYEADNPPKVEGGSVLVHDPMLNQEIELASDLVVLSTPLVAGENEEINQLFKIPLDKNKFFLEAHPKLRPVDFATDGIFLCGSAQAPKLMDEAISQASAAASRACTILSRKFIETEGAVSVVNEAKCIGCGTCVAACPYSAPSLYDATVKAEEVTYTTKKSKINAASCKGCGSCAAACPAGAITAQHFSSKEIGEAIDAFDKGVKSISIEKGIVEVTV